One window from the genome of Planctomycetota bacterium encodes:
- a CDS encoding sterol desaturase family protein: MPIDPTNGLSITRPAVAAVVLALLWIIEAVAPQYVGREHRGRHGITHLAMALINSVVIAVPFATLVYAVCSWAQREHFGLVHVVTMPQWAQWLMVLVLFDMWMYGWHRLNHRVPLLWRFHSVHHTDRAMEATSALRFHTGEVALSSTARLAVLPLLGMTVQQLLVYETILLPVILFHHSNIRVPRRLDDLLRWLIVTPWMHWVHHSRCRVETDSNYSSVLSIWDRCFGTYRLREDPERIQQGLDDADGGAHWRKLGELLIHPFRHGAGLRPRKHRPSKTRDHNNSCKVFTSGDDSSS; the protein is encoded by the coding sequence ATGCCGATAGATCCGACCAACGGATTGTCGATAACTCGCCCCGCCGTCGCGGCGGTTGTGCTGGCGCTGCTGTGGATCATCGAGGCCGTGGCGCCGCAGTATGTCGGACGTGAGCATCGGGGGCGGCACGGCATAACTCATCTCGCAATGGCCCTGATCAATAGCGTTGTGATCGCCGTGCCGTTCGCTACGTTGGTTTACGCCGTATGCTCGTGGGCCCAGCGCGAGCACTTTGGTCTGGTACACGTGGTGACGATGCCCCAATGGGCTCAATGGCTCATGGTACTGGTGCTGTTCGATATGTGGATGTACGGGTGGCACCGGTTGAATCACCGCGTTCCGCTGCTGTGGCGGTTCCATTCGGTTCATCACACGGACCGCGCCATGGAGGCCACCTCGGCGCTGCGTTTTCATACGGGCGAGGTGGCCCTGTCCTCGACGGCCCGACTGGCGGTGCTGCCACTGCTGGGCATGACGGTCCAGCAACTGCTCGTGTACGAGACGATCCTGTTGCCGGTGATTCTGTTTCATCACAGCAACATCCGTGTGCCGCGCCGGCTGGACGATCTGCTGCGGTGGCTGATCGTCACGCCTTGGATGCATTGGGTGCATCATTCACGCTGTCGGGTCGAAACCGACTCGAACTACTCCAGCGTGCTGTCGATCTGGGACCGATGCTTCGGTACCTACCGCCTGCGAGAGGACCCGGAGCGAATTCAGCAGGGCCTCGATGACGCCGACGGCGGTGCGCACTGGCGCAAACTGGGAGAACTGCTGATCCACCCTTTCCGCCACGGCGCCGGCCTCCGCCCCCGGAAGCACCGCCCCTCGAAAACACGAGACCACAACAACTCATGTAAGGTTTTCACTTCCGGGGACGACTCATCATCATGA
- a CDS encoding DUF547 domain-containing protein, which produces MNFVELTSTRDTAGSSSPGFNLTRLVRLGSIVVVLICVLAVVRLLPVGRLTDWLGASVSNMGVWGPLVFAAVYVVATILMIPGSALTLGAGAIFGLWWGTAAVSVGSTAGAAMAFLVARYLARRAVERKLSHFPKFRAVDRAVSEGGWKIVALLRLSPAIPFNIQNYLYGLTAIGFWPCVLTSWIAMLPGTFMYVYLGYAGRAGVAAAAGQAQGRSPAQWTMLAVGLLATIIVTVYVTKLARRAMARQADDIEPASQGTTESQPMNNTTPSHLATIGYITVALLAVALTGCAYANQHRLLGLFGPPPVDMAETYAAQSGGPSFDHSAFDALLRKYVNDKGGVDYAGLMRDRDRLSAYVKSLDSAPFEQMGRDQKLALLINAYNAFTLTLILDHYDGGKLKSIRDIPDARRWDAVRWKFAGQIWSLNQIEHEQIRPHFAEPRIHFALVCAAVGCPPLRSQAYVADRLEQQLADQARYVHTHDRWYRLDAEHNAVHLTQLYNWYGGDFKQAAESVLAFAARYAPALKQRLNAGQTPTIQWLDYDWSLNSRENLP; this is translated from the coding sequence ATGAACTTCGTGGAGCTGACCTCAACGAGGGATACCGCCGGTTCCTCTTCGCCGGGTTTCAACCTGACGCGCTTGGTGCGCCTGGGGAGCATCGTGGTGGTGTTGATCTGTGTGCTGGCGGTGGTGCGGCTGCTGCCGGTGGGACGGCTCACAGACTGGCTCGGCGCCTCGGTTTCCAACATGGGCGTGTGGGGTCCGCTGGTGTTCGCGGCCGTGTACGTCGTCGCGACGATACTGATGATTCCAGGGTCGGCGCTGACGCTGGGGGCCGGGGCGATCTTCGGTCTGTGGTGGGGCACGGCGGCGGTGTCGGTGGGTTCGACCGCCGGCGCGGCGATGGCGTTTCTGGTCGCCCGTTACCTGGCGCGTCGTGCTGTGGAGCGCAAGCTGTCGCATTTTCCGAAGTTCCGGGCCGTCGACCGGGCGGTCAGCGAAGGCGGGTGGAAGATCGTGGCGCTATTGCGTCTTTCCCCGGCGATACCGTTCAACATACAGAACTACCTGTACGGTCTGACGGCGATCGGCTTCTGGCCGTGCGTGCTGACCAGTTGGATCGCCATGCTGCCGGGCACGTTCATGTACGTGTACCTGGGCTACGCGGGGCGCGCCGGCGTCGCCGCGGCGGCCGGTCAGGCTCAGGGCCGCTCGCCCGCTCAATGGACGATGCTGGCGGTGGGGCTGCTGGCCACCATCATTGTCACTGTTTATGTGACCAAACTCGCCCGCCGCGCGATGGCGCGACAGGCCGACGACATCGAACCCGCCTCCCAGGGCACAACCGAAAGTCAACCCATGAACAACACCACGCCGAGCCATCTCGCAACCATCGGATACATCACCGTGGCCCTGCTTGCTGTGGCGCTCACTGGCTGCGCCTACGCCAATCAGCATCGGCTGCTGGGCCTGTTCGGTCCGCCCCCGGTCGACATGGCCGAGACCTACGCCGCCCAATCCGGCGGCCCCTCCTTCGACCACAGCGCCTTCGACGCCCTGCTCCGCAAGTACGTCAATGACAAAGGCGGCGTCGACTACGCCGGCCTGATGCGCGACCGCGATCGTCTGAGTGCCTACGTCAAGAGCCTGGACTCCGCGCCGTTCGAGCAGATGGGACGCGATCAGAAGCTCGCCCTGCTCATCAACGCCTATAACGCCTTCACACTCACGCTGATCCTCGATCACTACGATGGCGGCAAGCTCAAGTCGATCCGGGACATCCCCGACGCCCGGCGATGGGATGCGGTCCGATGGAAATTCGCCGGGCAGATCTGGTCGCTGAACCAGATCGAGCACGAACAGATTCGTCCCCACTTCGCCGAGCCACGAATTCACTTCGCGCTGGTCTGCGCCGCGGTGGGCTGCCCGCCGCTTCGAAGCCAGGCGTACGTCGCCGACCGCTTGGAGCAGCAGTTGGCCGATCAGGCCCGGTACGTGCACACGCATGACCGTTGGTATCGCCTGGACGCCGAACACAACGCCGTGCACCTGACGCAGCTTTACAACTGGTATGGTGGCGACTTCAAACAGGCTGCCGAATCAGTCCTCGCCTTCGCCGCACGTTATGCCCCGGCGCTCAAACAGCGCCTTAACGCGGGGCAGACGCCGACGATCCAGTGGCTGGATTACGACTGGTCCTTAAACTCGCGGGAGAACCTGCCATGA
- a CDS encoding radical SAM/Cys-rich domain protein, whose protein sequence is MTTIPLTISGRTAFDEHVESASGKRLRGLTLDTVQVNIGLRCNLACRHCHVESSPKREEQMDWTTMLDVLNAARHAGAATLDITGGAPEMNPDFRRLVDAALAQRLHVMVRTNLTIMLQPGYEDLPEWYAERGIHLIASLPCYLPTNVDRQRGRHVYEDSVEVIRRLNRTGYGRDADKPLDLVYNPLGPALPPPQPPLEQAYREALRRERGLEFNKLYTITNIPIGRFLHDLARQDKAEAYRQLLREAFNPGTLDGLMCRHQLHVGYDGMMYDCDFNYAMGITARNRAQHIRDFDPGAFVRRVIATGDHCFACTAGCGSSCGGALIDGSKS, encoded by the coding sequence ATGACGACGATTCCACTGACCATTTCAGGACGCACCGCTTTCGACGAGCACGTCGAGAGTGCCTCAGGCAAACGCCTGCGTGGCCTGACCCTTGATACGGTGCAGGTGAACATCGGCCTGCGATGCAACCTGGCGTGTCGGCATTGTCATGTCGAATCTTCACCCAAGCGTGAGGAGCAGATGGACTGGACCACGATGCTCGACGTGTTGAATGCGGCGCGCCATGCCGGGGCCGCGACGCTGGACATCACTGGTGGAGCGCCTGAGATGAATCCGGACTTCCGCCGTCTCGTCGATGCCGCCCTGGCGCAGAGGCTGCACGTGATGGTGCGCACGAACCTGACGATCATGCTTCAGCCGGGTTATGAAGACCTGCCCGAATGGTACGCCGAACGCGGCATTCACCTAATCGCCTCGCTACCGTGCTACCTGCCGACGAATGTCGATCGTCAGCGCGGCCGCCATGTGTATGAAGACAGCGTCGAAGTGATCCGTCGACTGAACCGGACCGGTTATGGCCGCGATGCCGACAAGCCTTTGGACCTCGTGTACAACCCGCTGGGCCCGGCGCTCCCTCCGCCTCAGCCGCCGCTTGAGCAGGCCTACCGCGAGGCGCTGCGTCGCGAGCGTGGCTTGGAATTCAACAAGCTCTACACGATCACCAACATCCCGATCGGACGCTTCCTGCACGACCTGGCCCGCCAGGACAAGGCCGAGGCGTACAGGCAACTGCTGCGCGAGGCCTTTAATCCCGGGACACTCGACGGCCTGATGTGCCGCCATCAACTGCATGTGGGATACGACGGCATGATGTATGACTGCGATTTTAACTACGCCATGGGAATCACGGCGAGAAATCGGGCACAGCATATCCGGGACTTCGACCCGGGAGCGTTTGTCCGCCGCGTGATCGCCACGGGCGACCACTGCTTCGCATGTACCGCCGGCTGCGGCTCGTCCTGCGGCGGCGCCCTAATCGACGGGAGCAAATCATGA
- a CDS encoding inorganic phosphate transporter, producing the protein MARAADYTQEISMTIGIFLTVAIVFLAYTNGANDNFKGVATLYGSATTRYRGALVWATVTTLAGSLVSVALAHGLVKAFSGKGLIDGVVFDPAMLTSIGVAAASTIFLATVLGMPTSTTHALTGALVGVGLVASPGNPGGIHWNTLATKFAQPLLLSPILAIAAAAILYPIFSRLRRRLDVGSQTCVCIGRQAPQPATILADGTAILKGRGCGSGGGELTVRMDDVDQCVERYDGHCLGVRAQSIVDSVHWLSGGAVCFARAVNDTPKIAALLLASGASGAAWAHDNTHGVLLLITAAVVVGGLIQSRKVAETMSRNITQLNTGQGLTANLVTAALVLGASRLGVPVSTTHVSCGSIFGISAVNGRRNWSTITGILITWITTLPLGLALGAVIYWLLRT; encoded by the coding sequence ATGGCTCGTGCTGCTGATTACACACAGGAAATATCCATGACGATCGGCATCTTTCTGACTGTTGCGATTGTGTTCCTGGCGTACACCAACGGCGCCAATGACAACTTCAAAGGCGTGGCCACGCTCTACGGCAGCGCGACGACCCGCTATCGCGGAGCGCTCGTCTGGGCGACGGTGACGACCCTGGCCGGCAGCCTGGTTTCCGTGGCGCTGGCGCACGGGTTGGTCAAGGCCTTCAGCGGCAAGGGGCTCATCGACGGCGTGGTGTTTGATCCGGCGATGTTGACATCGATCGGTGTCGCCGCCGCATCGACAATCTTTCTGGCTACGGTGCTGGGCATGCCGACCTCGACCACGCACGCGCTGACCGGGGCGCTGGTCGGCGTGGGACTGGTCGCCAGCCCCGGAAACCCCGGCGGCATTCACTGGAACACGCTAGCGACCAAGTTTGCCCAGCCGCTGCTGTTGAGCCCGATCCTGGCGATCGCCGCGGCGGCGATTCTGTATCCGATTTTCAGCCGCTTGCGTCGACGCCTCGACGTCGGCTCGCAGACCTGCGTGTGCATCGGCAGGCAGGCGCCGCAGCCGGCGACGATTCTGGCCGACGGGACCGCGATTTTGAAAGGGCGTGGATGCGGTTCCGGGGGGGGCGAGTTGACGGTTCGGATGGATGATGTGGATCAGTGCGTCGAGCGGTACGACGGGCATTGCCTGGGTGTGCGGGCGCAATCGATCGTCGATTCGGTGCACTGGCTCAGCGGCGGCGCGGTGTGCTTTGCCCGCGCGGTCAACGACACGCCGAAGATCGCCGCGCTGCTGCTGGCATCCGGGGCGTCGGGCGCCGCCTGGGCGCACGACAACACCCACGGCGTCCTGCTGCTGATCACCGCGGCTGTGGTCGTCGGCGGTCTCATCCAGTCGCGCAAAGTCGCCGAAACCATGAGCCGCAATATCACGCAGCTCAACACCGGCCAGGGGCTGACCGCCAATCTCGTGACCGCGGCGCTCGTGCTGGGCGCTTCGCGCCTCGGCGTGCCGGTGTCGACCACCCATGTCAGTTGTGGTTCAATCTTCGGCATCAGCGCCGTCAACGGCCGGCGCAACTGGTCGACCATCACCGGCATTCTCATCACATGGATCACCACGCTGCCGCTGGGGTTAGCGCTCGGGGCGGTGATTTATTGGTTGCTACGGACCTGA